One genomic region from Acidobacteriota bacterium encodes:
- a CDS encoding MG2 domain-containing protein, with amino-acid sequence MRRLLPRRLLIACFLVFSALTVFAQEQHPYFSLSSERTFLPGEKPTIRAYARDVDVLEFRVYHVNDPEKFFSQLKSVHNFGEARHTEEREQIEEKSWLERFHDWKRSLWRAIRDFFRRQFSSDSRSLIRQKQAEKQKSTRIGQATLFAQVPVLNSSQLMARWRQEVPPKYFSETQEIPLDSLKGGVYVVEATDGHLRAYTVVIVSQMGLITKSASGQVLAFAADRKSGAPIEDATVVIWSHDKEIFRGKSDDHGLAEAKLTALGGESYENTWVLATYGDDVAIVAPYSFNLSSDPWRDWAGYIYTDRPVFRPGHTVHFKAILREREGESWRIPKMKEAQVVLEDPTSKQVYQKTLPLDGMGTLHGDYDVPANAALGYYSITVRTPAGSSMNGGFHVEEYKKPEYEVKVTPDKMRVLEGESVTATIEARYYFGEPVAGAEVTYVVHTMPYWSPYIDRYENEDSGMSAGEEGGGEGDEGDGYEAGYYGGEQESEQKGKLDADGKLRIKVPTRVDDRKQDVRYRIEARVMDAANREISGANSVIATYGDYQISVRPDSYVYQMNQSARVNVVARDYDGKPVKTTVHLELRRWAWQGKGREQVPPEQAQDVTTGADGNAVATFHVTTPGSYWVEARAKATQNRDLRATGYLWVAGPGEQWWGAENRQIKLIADKPKYQPGDTAHVLVLSGMPHAYALVTTEGRDIQSKRIVELRSPSETIDVPITSDNQPNIYLAVAFLADNALYQAAKNLKVPATDKQLRIEISPTKETFTPGEKASYVINVKDSSGKPVQGEFSIGVVDEAIYAIKPDTSGDMMQTFFGSVYNAVSTESSLTFYFSGQAGEKPMQLANRTANYSQRALAQLKPNETLVAPKIRKNFPDTALWQPDFRTDAKGFAIANLVFPDSLTTWRATVRGITLDTKVGSAINRIIVRKNVMVRLAVPRFFRDGDEVVISVLVHNYLKSGKSAQVSLDVSGLEVIGGSTQTLTVPSRGEVKADWRVRAGKIRKAVLTAKALTNEESDAMELTLPVVPYGVKLADANSGAITTPQGRAESTINFPAQTDASAHALEVNMTPSVAGSIFGALDYLTSYPYGCTEQTMSSFLPDIVVAQAMKELKLETSVNSPELERKIRAGLDRLYDFQHDDGGWGWWKEDESHVFMTAYVVSGLAQARGAGYDVKAGAIENGKNWLRGSIAKYPRMRPDLHAYVLYALAAAGERDPKMVEAVWEKRERMNTQGLAFLGLALHAIGDMRAAQIADRVEKQATVLPAEVYWSADFDYLMEFRADDAAETTAYAVRLLSLMKPDSPLLPKATFWLISHRNGGYYWDSTKQTAMVVFGLTEYLRVSRELDANFDAAALVNSKQVAAKHFSRADVFDPSAQPHVSLGPEQLQPTSNNVLFTKSGAGRLYWSTRAEYYSTDKRMFQSNKLSLNITRDYFRLAQVTEKGKIVYDLVPLSGELHPGDVLAVRLTVSGSEWRYLMIEDPIPAGAEFLQKDSLYEIRNRPSWWESYWSRREFHDDRAAIFQTYFDGDRAPHHYFYLLKIVNPGKYRVSPASVQPMYQPSIISTTDAATVEVK; translated from the coding sequence ATGCGCCGATTATTGCCGCGCCGCTTGCTGATCGCCTGCTTCCTCGTGTTCTCCGCGCTCACCGTTTTCGCGCAGGAGCAGCATCCGTATTTCTCGCTCAGCAGCGAGCGCACCTTTCTCCCCGGCGAGAAGCCGACCATCCGGGCGTACGCGCGCGATGTCGACGTGCTCGAGTTTCGCGTCTACCACGTGAACGATCCGGAAAAATTCTTCTCGCAGTTGAAGAGCGTGCACAACTTTGGCGAGGCGCGGCACACCGAGGAGCGCGAGCAGATCGAAGAAAAGAGCTGGCTGGAACGCTTCCACGACTGGAAGCGGAGCCTGTGGCGGGCCATCCGTGATTTCTTCCGGCGGCAATTCTCCAGCGACTCGCGCTCGCTCATCCGGCAGAAGCAGGCGGAGAAGCAGAAGAGCACCCGCATCGGCCAAGCCACGCTGTTCGCGCAGGTCCCAGTGCTGAACTCCAGTCAGCTGATGGCGCGCTGGCGGCAGGAGGTCCCGCCGAAGTATTTCTCCGAGACGCAGGAGATCCCACTCGACTCGCTCAAGGGAGGCGTCTACGTGGTCGAGGCCACCGACGGACACTTGCGCGCCTACACCGTCGTGATCGTCAGCCAGATGGGGCTGATCACCAAGTCGGCCTCCGGACAGGTGTTGGCCTTTGCCGCCGACCGCAAGAGCGGCGCCCCGATCGAGGATGCGACCGTGGTGATCTGGTCGCACGACAAAGAGATCTTTCGCGGCAAGAGTGATGACCATGGACTCGCGGAAGCCAAACTCACCGCATTGGGTGGCGAGAGCTACGAGAACACGTGGGTGCTGGCCACGTACGGCGACGACGTTGCCATCGTCGCGCCCTACTCCTTCAACCTGAGCAGCGATCCGTGGCGCGATTGGGCGGGATACATCTACACCGACCGTCCCGTCTTCCGTCCGGGACACACCGTCCACTTCAAAGCCATCCTGCGCGAGCGCGAGGGTGAGAGCTGGCGCATCCCGAAGATGAAGGAGGCACAGGTCGTTCTCGAAGATCCCACCTCGAAACAGGTCTACCAGAAGACGCTGCCACTCGACGGCATGGGCACGCTGCACGGCGATTACGACGTTCCCGCGAACGCCGCGCTCGGCTACTACTCCATCACCGTCCGCACGCCTGCCGGTTCCTCGATGAATGGCGGCTTCCATGTCGAGGAGTACAAGAAGCCGGAATATGAAGTGAAGGTCACGCCCGACAAGATGCGCGTGCTCGAAGGCGAATCAGTCACCGCGACCATCGAGGCACGCTACTACTTCGGCGAACCGGTCGCGGGCGCCGAGGTCACGTATGTCGTCCACACCATGCCGTATTGGTCGCCTTACATCGATCGTTACGAAAACGAAGACAGCGGGATGAGCGCCGGCGAGGAAGGCGGCGGCGAGGGCGACGAGGGCGATGGCTACGAGGCCGGCTACTACGGCGGCGAACAGGAATCCGAACAGAAGGGCAAGCTCGATGCCGACGGCAAGCTGCGCATCAAAGTGCCCACCCGCGTCGATGACCGCAAGCAGGACGTGCGCTATCGCATCGAAGCGCGCGTGATGGATGCCGCCAACCGCGAGATATCCGGCGCGAACTCGGTGATCGCCACTTACGGCGACTACCAGATCTCGGTGCGTCCCGACAGCTACGTCTACCAGATGAACCAGAGCGCGCGCGTGAATGTGGTCGCGCGAGATTACGACGGCAAGCCGGTCAAGACCACCGTCCACCTCGAGCTGCGCCGCTGGGCGTGGCAGGGGAAGGGGCGCGAGCAAGTGCCGCCGGAGCAGGCACAAGACGTCACCACCGGCGCCGACGGCAATGCCGTCGCCACCTTCCACGTGACCACTCCTGGCAGTTATTGGGTGGAGGCGCGCGCCAAGGCGACGCAGAATCGCGACCTGCGCGCCACCGGATATCTCTGGGTCGCTGGACCCGGTGAGCAGTGGTGGGGGGCGGAGAACCGCCAGATCAAGCTCATTGCCGACAAACCGAAGTATCAGCCCGGCGATACGGCGCACGTTCTCGTGCTCAGCGGCATGCCGCACGCGTATGCGCTCGTCACCACCGAAGGACGCGACATCCAGAGCAAGCGCATCGTCGAGCTCAGGTCGCCGAGCGAGACCATCGACGTCCCCATCACCAGCGACAACCAGCCCAACATCTATCTTGCGGTCGCTTTCCTCGCCGACAATGCTTTGTACCAGGCGGCGAAGAACCTGAAAGTCCCCGCCACCGACAAGCAGTTGCGGATCGAGATCTCGCCGACCAAGGAAACGTTCACGCCCGGCGAGAAAGCCAGCTACGTGATCAACGTGAAGGACTCTTCCGGCAAGCCGGTGCAAGGCGAGTTCTCCATCGGCGTGGTGGATGAGGCCATCTACGCCATCAAGCCAGATACCTCGGGCGACATGATGCAGACCTTCTTCGGCTCGGTGTACAACGCGGTCTCGACCGAGTCGTCGCTCACTTTCTACTTTTCCGGACAGGCGGGCGAGAAGCCGATGCAGCTCGCCAACCGCACGGCGAATTATTCCCAGCGCGCGCTGGCACAGCTGAAGCCCAACGAGACGCTGGTCGCGCCCAAGATCCGCAAGAATTTCCCGGACACCGCTCTCTGGCAGCCCGACTTCCGTACCGACGCGAAGGGATTTGCCATCGCCAACCTCGTCTTTCCGGACTCGCTCACCACCTGGCGCGCCACCGTGCGCGGCATCACGCTCGATACCAAGGTGGGCAGCGCCATCAATCGCATCATCGTGCGCAAGAACGTGATGGTGCGTCTTGCTGTGCCGCGCTTCTTCCGCGATGGCGACGAGGTCGTGATCTCCGTGCTGGTGCACAACTACCTGAAGTCGGGAAAATCCGCGCAAGTGTCGCTCGACGTCTCCGGCCTCGAAGTGATCGGCGGCAGCACGCAGACGCTCACCGTTCCCAGCCGCGGCGAGGTCAAGGCTGACTGGCGCGTGCGTGCGGGCAAGATCCGCAAGGCCGTGCTCACCGCCAAGGCGCTCACCAATGAAGAGTCAGACGCGATGGAGCTCACGCTGCCGGTGGTGCCTTACGGCGTGAAGCTTGCCGACGCCAACTCCGGCGCCATCACCACGCCGCAAGGCCGCGCCGAGTCCACCATCAACTTCCCGGCGCAGACGGACGCCTCCGCGCACGCGCTCGAGGTCAACATGACGCCCTCGGTCGCGGGCAGCATCTTCGGCGCGCTCGATTACCTGACCAGCTATCCCTACGGCTGCACCGAGCAGACGATGTCCAGCTTCCTGCCCGACATCGTGGTGGCGCAGGCGATGAAAGAACTCAAGCTTGAGACCAGCGTGAACTCGCCCGAGTTGGAGAGGAAGATCCGCGCCGGCCTCGACCGCCTCTACGACTTCCAGCACGACGATGGCGGCTGGGGATGGTGGAAGGAAGACGAAAGCCACGTCTTCATGACCGCGTACGTTGTCAGCGGACTCGCGCAGGCACGCGGCGCCGGCTATGACGTGAAGGCGGGAGCTATCGAGAATGGCAAGAACTGGCTGCGCGGCTCGATCGCGAAGTATCCACGCATGCGCCCCGACCTGCACGCCTACGTGCTCTACGCGTTGGCGGCCGCGGGCGAGCGCGATCCCAAGATGGTGGAAGCCGTATGGGAGAAGCGCGAGCGGATGAATACCCAGGGCCTCGCCTTCCTCGGCCTCGCGTTGCATGCCATCGGCGACATGCGCGCCGCGCAGATCGCCGACCGCGTGGAAAAGCAGGCGACCGTGCTGCCCGCAGAGGTCTATTGGAGCGCCGACTTCGATTACCTGATGGAGTTCCGCGCCGACGATGCTGCCGAGACCACGGCCTACGCCGTCCGGCTGCTCAGCCTGATGAAGCCAGACAGCCCGCTGCTTCCCAAGGCCACGTTCTGGCTCATCAGCCATCGCAATGGCGGCTACTACTGGGATTCGACCAAGCAGACCGCGATGGTCGTCTTCGGACTCACCGAGTATCTGCGCGTGAGCCGCGAACTCGACGCCAACTTCGATGCGGCCGCGCTGGTGAATTCGAAGCAGGTCGCCGCAAAACACTTCAGCCGTGCCGACGTCTTCGATCCTTCGGCGCAACCGCACGTCAGCCTCGGTCCTGAGCAACTGCAACCCACGAGCAACAATGTGCTGTTCACCAAGTCGGGCGCGGGCCGCCTCTACTGGTCCACGCGCGCCGAGTACTACTCCACCGATAAGCGCATGTTCCAGTCGAACAAGCTCTCACTCAACATCACGCGCGATTACTTCCGCCTGGCGCAGGTGACGGAGAAGGGCAAGATCGTCTACGACCTCGTGCCGCTTTCCGGCGAACTGCATCCCGGCGATGTGCTCGCGGTGCGGCTCACCGTCAGCGGTTCCGAGTGGCGCTACCTGATGATCGAGGATCCCATCCCCGCCGGCGCCGAGTTCCTGCAAAAGGACAGCCTCTACGAGATCCGCAACCGGCCCAGCTGGTGGGAGAGTTACTGGTCGCGCCGCGAGTTCCACGATGACCGTGCCGCCATCTTCCAGACGTACTTCGATGGCGACCGCGCGCCGCACCATTACTTCTATCTGCTGAAGATCGTGAACCCGGGCAAGTATCGCGTGAGCCCGGCCTCGGTGCAGCCGATGTATCAGCCTTCGATCATCTCGACCACCGACGCTGCCACCGTGGAGGTGAAGTGA
- a CDS encoding DUF1175 domain-containing protein: protein MSRRAWALLLAVSLVLTAASALAFHRRSLLRNPGPVRLEVEPATLTLPADGASVARLIIRRSDGAALEPRDLRVVVNVIGNANGLSGGNGSGSERVRISLAASGDAVEAALLPGVLPGNGQLRFEAAALPPARVGLQLAPAFDDRFRDGTPDFMRLDSPADRDAFRRWFTEIAEYQALRNDAAPAEIADCAALLRYAYRNALHAHDAAWLEETRMAAIGGASVGKYSYPFTPLGASLFRVKPGAFRAEDLDPGLQRDVQRDVRRKASFAEFADVYTLKERNSYFVSRDLREARAGDLLFYRQLEQHSPFHSMVFVGRSRLADAGEDVIVYHTGPIDGLPKKKPGEMRRATVTQLLQHPDPRWRPLAGNRNFLGVYRWNILRESY from the coding sequence ATGTCCCGAAGAGCATGGGCCCTGCTGCTCGCCGTCTCTCTGGTGCTCACGGCAGCAAGCGCGCTGGCCTTCCATCGCCGCAGCCTGCTTCGCAACCCTGGCCCGGTCCGTTTAGAGGTCGAGCCCGCCACGCTCACCCTGCCCGCCGACGGCGCCTCGGTCGCGCGCCTGATCATCCGTCGTAGTGACGGTGCTGCGCTAGAACCGAGAGACCTTCGCGTGGTCGTTAATGTGATCGGCAACGCAAACGGCCTGAGCGGCGGCAATGGAAGCGGGAGCGAACGCGTGCGCATCTCGCTGGCTGCCAGCGGCGACGCCGTCGAGGCCGCGCTGCTTCCCGGCGTGCTGCCCGGAAACGGCCAGCTTCGCTTTGAAGCCGCCGCGTTGCCGCCGGCGAGAGTCGGCTTGCAGCTTGCGCCGGCCTTCGACGACCGCTTCCGCGACGGCACGCCCGACTTCATGCGGCTCGACTCACCCGCCGACCGCGACGCCTTCCGTCGCTGGTTCACGGAGATCGCCGAGTATCAAGCCCTGCGTAACGACGCCGCGCCCGCCGAGATAGCCGACTGCGCCGCACTGCTGCGCTACGCCTATCGCAACGCGTTGCACGCGCACGACGCGGCATGGCTGGAAGAGACGCGCATGGCCGCCATCGGCGGAGCCTCCGTCGGGAAGTATTCATATCCCTTCACACCGCTGGGCGCATCGCTGTTCCGGGTAAAGCCCGGCGCCTTCCGTGCCGAGGACTTGGACCCCGGTTTGCAGCGGGACGTCCAACGGGACGTTCGGCGGAAAGCCAGCTTTGCCGAGTTTGCTGACGTTTACACGCTCAAAGAGCGTAACTCATACTTCGTGAGCCGCGACCTGCGCGAGGCGCGTGCCGGTGACCTGCTGTTCTACCGCCAGCTCGAGCAGCACTCTCCCTTCCACTCCATGGTCTTCGTAGGACGCAGCCGCCTGGCCGACGCCGGCGAAGACGTGATCGTCTACCACACCGGCCCGATCGACGGTCTACCCAAGAAGAAGCCGGGCGAGATGCGCCGCGCCACCGTCACTCAGCTTTTGCAGCATCCTGATCCGCGCTGGCGTCCGCTCGCCGGCAACCGTAATTTTCTGGGCGTCTACCGCTGGAACATCCTCCGGGAGTCATACTGA
- a CDS encoding LemA family protein, whose translation MGLILLLVIVVGAVVLVAATYNSLVQLRVRADNAWSDIDVQLKRRHDLIPNLVETVKGYAAHEKGTFENVAKFRSMAMQATGPADRAQAEGQLTLALKSLFAVAEQYPQLQASGQFQSLQNALNEVETALQESRRYYNAVVRDLNTKIASFPSNIIAGMFGFTPRQFFEVAAAERENVAVKF comes from the coding sequence ATGGGCTTGATCCTGCTGCTGGTTATCGTGGTCGGCGCGGTGGTGCTGGTGGCGGCCACCTACAACAGCCTGGTGCAACTGCGGGTGCGGGCGGACAACGCGTGGAGCGACATCGACGTGCAGCTCAAGCGTCGCCACGACCTTATCCCCAACCTGGTCGAGACGGTGAAGGGCTATGCCGCGCACGAAAAAGGGACGTTCGAGAACGTCGCCAAGTTCCGCTCCATGGCGATGCAGGCCACCGGGCCGGCAGATCGTGCCCAGGCCGAAGGTCAGCTCACCTTGGCGCTGAAGAGCTTGTTCGCGGTGGCAGAGCAGTATCCGCAATTGCAGGCGTCGGGACAGTTCCAAAGCCTGCAGAACGCGCTCAACGAGGTGGAGACCGCGCTGCAGGAATCGCGCCGCTATTACAACGCGGTGGTGCGCGATCTCAACACCAAGATCGCCAGCTTCCCATCCAATATCATCGCCGGCATGTTCGGCTTCACGCCACGGCAGTTCTTCGAGGTCGCTGCTGCCGAGCGCGAGAACGTGGCCGTAAAGTTCTAG
- a CDS encoding DUF2207 domain-containing protein, which yields MPAAARSWRISDFTSNIIVSENGETSVTEKITLVFIGQWNGIYRNIPVEYPGPNGTNYSLFLKVTGVTDQYGSPLTYETHTGSGERRLKIYVPGAADTTKVVQITYTVPNAVRYFPDHDEFYWNVTGNDWPVPIDHAAALVSFPGKAAEQLRVQAFTGVYGSHDQEATAKLVGTVAVFETTNPLPMRGGLTIDVYVPKGILHEPSTLSKAVSFVRSNPIVLLPLAAFLVMFALWWWKGREPEIGLSVAAMYEPPKGYTPAEVGALVDDSVDPRDITSTIVDLAVRGYIKIEEKQDKVLLFTSKDYVFHLLKPGSEWGVLAPHERTLLNNLFVGAEAGQSITLSSLRNHFYTVVPLLKQDILTALKAKKVYSVNPEQANMWRMLGIVLIAAPFVALQVLGITNVADSGFVAILSIVAALVIVWLFGRKMTAKTFAGQRTYISVLGFQEFMTRVDADRLKRMPPNTFEQFLPFAMALGVEHQWSKKFEGILQTPPQWYQGYGPGYTNFNPYVFTNNLGGMADQAHRDFVSAPRSESSGSGFSGGGGFSGGGSSGGGFGGGGGGAF from the coding sequence GTGCCGGCGGCAGCGCGTAGTTGGCGCATCTCCGATTTCACTTCCAACATCATCGTCTCCGAGAATGGCGAGACCAGCGTCACGGAAAAGATCACGCTCGTCTTCATCGGACAATGGAATGGGATCTACCGCAACATCCCGGTGGAATATCCCGGACCGAACGGCACGAACTACTCGCTCTTCCTCAAGGTCACCGGCGTGACCGATCAGTACGGCAGCCCACTGACCTACGAAACCCACACTGGCAGTGGTGAGCGCCGGCTGAAGATCTACGTCCCTGGTGCGGCCGACACCACCAAGGTCGTGCAGATCACCTACACCGTGCCGAATGCGGTGCGCTACTTCCCTGACCACGACGAGTTTTACTGGAACGTGACCGGCAACGACTGGCCGGTGCCCATCGACCACGCCGCTGCTCTCGTCAGCTTCCCCGGGAAGGCTGCTGAGCAACTGCGGGTGCAGGCCTTCACCGGCGTCTACGGCTCGCACGACCAGGAAGCCACCGCAAAGTTGGTTGGAACCGTGGCCGTGTTCGAGACCACGAACCCGCTACCCATGCGCGGCGGGCTGACCATCGATGTCTACGTCCCCAAAGGCATTTTGCATGAGCCGTCCACGCTGAGCAAAGCGGTCTCGTTCGTGCGCAGCAATCCCATCGTCTTGCTGCCCCTCGCGGCATTCCTCGTTATGTTCGCACTGTGGTGGTGGAAGGGCCGCGAGCCGGAGATTGGACTCTCGGTTGCGGCGATGTACGAGCCGCCTAAAGGCTACACGCCCGCCGAAGTGGGCGCCCTGGTCGACGATTCGGTCGACCCGCGCGATATCACATCCACCATCGTGGACCTGGCCGTGCGCGGCTACATCAAGATCGAAGAGAAGCAGGACAAGGTGTTGCTGTTCACCAGCAAAGATTACGTATTCCACCTGTTGAAGCCAGGGAGCGAGTGGGGAGTGCTGGCCCCCCACGAGCGGACGCTCTTGAACAATCTGTTCGTAGGGGCAGAGGCCGGCCAGAGCATAACGCTCTCCAGCTTGCGCAATCACTTCTACACCGTGGTGCCATTGCTCAAGCAAGACATCCTTACGGCACTCAAGGCGAAGAAGGTTTACAGCGTGAATCCTGAGCAGGCGAACATGTGGCGCATGCTGGGGATCGTGCTCATCGCCGCACCCTTCGTCGCGCTGCAGGTGCTGGGGATCACCAACGTGGCTGATTCCGGGTTCGTGGCGATACTTTCGATCGTGGCCGCGCTGGTCATCGTGTGGCTCTTCGGTCGCAAGATGACGGCGAAGACGTTTGCCGGGCAGAGGACATACATCAGCGTGCTCGGCTTCCAGGAGTTCATGACACGCGTGGACGCCGACCGCTTGAAGCGCATGCCGCCAAACACCTTCGAACAATTTCTGCCGTTCGCCATGGCGCTGGGAGTGGAACATCAGTGGTCGAAGAAGTTCGAGGGCATCCTGCAGACGCCGCCGCAGTGGTACCAGGGCTACGGCCCGGGTTACACGAACTTTAATCCCTACGTGTTCACCAACAACCTGGGCGGCATGGCCGACCAGGCGCACCGCGACTTCGTTTCAGCTCCGCGCTCCGAATCCAGCGGGTCGGGATTCTCGGGCGGCGGCGGGTTCTCTGGCGGCGGCTCCTCCGGCGGCGGGTTCGGCGGCGGCGGCGGCGGCGCTTTCTAG
- a CDS encoding PilZ domain-containing protein yields MRDERTGKRFPLQLPITIQSPSTGKHSGTTANMSAAGVYFEADAKLSIGSAVRFDIRLPKDVLGTKTDVTVRCIGRVVRKEDAEGKSGLACVIDDYKFKRGKLRERR; encoded by the coding sequence TTGCGCGACGAGCGTACCGGCAAGCGTTTTCCGCTGCAGTTGCCGATCACCATCCAGTCTCCATCCACCGGCAAGCACTCCGGGACCACCGCAAACATGAGCGCCGCGGGGGTGTATTTCGAGGCCGACGCAAAATTGAGCATCGGCTCGGCGGTGCGCTTCGATATCCGCTTGCCGAAGGACGTGCTGGGCACCAAGACCGACGTGACGGTGCGCTGCATCGGGCGCGTGGTGCGCAAGGAAGACGCGGAGGGCAAGAGCGGCCTGGCATGCGTGATCGACGACTACAAATTCAAACGGGGCAAGTTACGGGAGCGACGTTGA
- a CDS encoding response regulator transcription factor: MKVILADNQAIFRAGAAKVLAVEDDLRIVAQAQNADQVTMALDRFRAGVLVISDTIVPDMAKVAADAKRNKTQVVVVSDKPENAADLIRAGAAGIVYRNVTGAALVECIRKVSKGESWVQDNAVAKEVEESDRVGARVRDRLTPKELKIVALVVQGYKNKEIATRLATTEQVIKNYLRNVYDKIGVGDRLELALFTIHHRILAEAAAASTAVAGKN, translated from the coding sequence TTGAAGGTCATCCTCGCCGACAATCAAGCCATCTTCCGCGCAGGCGCAGCCAAAGTGCTGGCGGTGGAAGACGATTTGCGCATCGTGGCGCAGGCGCAGAATGCCGACCAGGTAACCATGGCGCTCGACCGCTTCCGTGCCGGGGTGCTGGTGATCTCCGACACCATCGTCCCGGACATGGCCAAGGTGGCGGCCGACGCCAAACGCAATAAGACGCAGGTCGTGGTGGTCTCCGACAAGCCCGAGAACGCCGCTGACCTCATCCGTGCCGGCGCCGCCGGCATCGTGTACCGCAACGTGACCGGAGCCGCGCTGGTGGAGTGCATCCGCAAAGTCTCGAAAGGCGAGAGCTGGGTGCAAGACAACGCCGTGGCCAAGGAAGTGGAAGAGAGTGACCGGGTCGGCGCGCGCGTCCGCGACCGGCTCACGCCCAAGGAATTGAAGATCGTGGCGCTCGTAGTACAGGGTTACAAGAATAAGGAGATCGCCACGCGCCTCGCCACCACCGAGCAGGTCATAAAGAATTATCTGCGCAACGTCTACGACAAGATCGGCGTGGGCGATCGCCTGGAGCTGGCGCTGTTCACCATCCACCATCGCATCCTGGCAGAGGCGGCTGCCGCCTCCACCGCGGTCGCCGGAAAGAATTAG
- a CDS encoding response regulator, whose protein sequence is MAKILCVDDEPHVVTLKCAILEAAGHDVTASTSAHDAIQKLQREEYDAVVTDWRLGDANGRAVVQAAKSHSSMPVVVVSGYVAEAFQAAEPLADLYLEKPVNPEELVTIVNELLKNGDKAATQP, encoded by the coding sequence ATGGCGAAGATCCTCTGTGTGGATGACGAGCCGCACGTAGTCACCTTGAAGTGCGCGATCCTCGAAGCCGCCGGGCACGACGTGACTGCTTCGACCTCGGCTCACGACGCCATCCAAAAACTGCAGCGCGAAGAGTACGACGCGGTCGTCACTGACTGGCGCCTGGGCGATGCCAACGGACGCGCCGTCGTGCAAGCCGCGAAATCGCATTCCTCCATGCCGGTGGTAGTGGTCTCCGGCTACGTCGCCGAGGCCTTCCAGGCGGCCGAGCCACTGGCCGACCTTTATCTCGAGAAGCCGGTGAATCCGGAGGAGCTCGTCACCATCGTGAACGAGCTGCTGAAGAACGGCGACAAGGCTGCGACTCAGCCTTAA